In the Kaistella sp. 97-N-M2 genome, one interval contains:
- a CDS encoding nitroreductase family protein, translating to MNEATVLRKIIENRRSVFPKDYTGEAIEEEVLEEILSSAKFAPNHKKTKPWRLRVFRKEEKAQLGKKLAEIYKTTTSPETFLEKKYLDISNKISKSDAIITICVNFSGLVPEWEEIAATAMGVQNMYLTASANNVGCYWSSPGTVSHLNDFLNLDENQRCLGLFYLGKV from the coding sequence ATGAATGAAGCTACAGTTTTAAGAAAAATCATCGAAAACAGAAGAAGTGTTTTTCCGAAAGATTATACCGGGGAAGCCATTGAGGAGGAAGTTTTAGAAGAAATTCTGAGTTCCGCAAAGTTTGCCCCAAATCACAAAAAAACAAAACCCTGGCGTTTGAGGGTTTTTCGGAAGGAAGAAAAAGCACAATTGGGAAAAAAACTCGCCGAAATTTATAAGACCACAACCTCACCCGAAACTTTTCTGGAAAAAAAATATCTGGATATTTCGAATAAGATTTCAAAATCCGACGCCATCATCACCATTTGTGTGAACTTCAGCGGCCTGGTTCCGGAGTGGGAAGAAATCGCTGCGACGGCGATGGGCGTGCAGAATATGTATCTTACCGCAAGTGCAAATAATGTGGGATGCTATTGGAGTTCTCCCGGAACGGTAAGTCATTTGAATGATTTTCTCAATTTAGACGAAAATCAAAGATGTCTTGGATTGTTCTATCTTGGCAAGGTTTGA
- a CDS encoding T9SS type A sorting domain-containing protein — protein MVKSKDASLKVKSVTFYSILGVQVAEYVVNMNSGEIRLDKLRPGKYLMKYTLSDNTQKVTQIIKQ, from the coding sequence ATAGTAAAGTCAAAAGATGCAAGTTTAAAAGTTAAATCCGTAACTTTTTATTCCATCTTAGGAGTGCAGGTTGCCGAATATGTGGTGAATATGAATTCTGGCGAGATTCGTCTGGATAAATTAAGACCCGGCAAATATCTCATGAAGTATACGTTGAGTGACAATACGCAGAAAGTCACCCAAATCATTAAACAATAA
- a CDS encoding MoxR family ATPase, translating into MSELHQAEDIRQLTEKVREQNYFFTLLKQEINKAIIGQEYMVDRLLIGLLGNGHVLLEGVPGLAKTLAIKTLADAVEGEFSRIQFTPDLLPADVVGTLIYNIKENDFSIKRGPIFANFVLADEINRAPSKVQSALLEAMQEKQVTIGDETMPLPKPFLVLATQNPIDQEGTYLLPEAQSDRFMMKCTISYPDFEDEREIMKMVATSHQPVIRPVISLQNIVEAKELINQIYLDEKIEKYILDMVFATRFPEKYGLSELKSLISFGASPRASINLAIAGRAMAFLKNRAFVIPEDIKDIAKDILRHRIGLSFEAEAEEITADDIVDKILGKVQAP; encoded by the coding sequence ATGTCAGAACTACATCAAGCGGAAGATATCAGACAGCTCACCGAAAAAGTAAGGGAACAGAATTATTTTTTCACCCTCCTAAAACAAGAAATCAACAAAGCAATTATCGGACAGGAATACATGGTAGATCGTTTACTCATCGGTCTTCTGGGGAATGGTCACGTTCTGTTGGAAGGGGTTCCGGGTTTGGCGAAAACTTTGGCGATTAAAACTTTGGCAGATGCTGTTGAAGGAGAATTTTCGCGAATTCAGTTTACGCCCGATTTATTACCCGCAGATGTGGTCGGAACGTTGATCTACAATATTAAAGAAAACGATTTTTCCATTAAAAGAGGTCCTATTTTCGCAAACTTTGTTTTGGCGGATGAGATCAACCGGGCGCCCTCCAAAGTGCAGTCAGCTTTACTGGAAGCGATGCAGGAAAAACAGGTGACCATCGGTGATGAAACGATGCCTTTACCCAAACCGTTTTTGGTTCTGGCCACGCAGAATCCCATCGATCAGGAAGGAACTTACCTTTTACCGGAAGCGCAGAGCGACCGTTTTATGATGAAATGCACCATCAGCTATCCGGATTTTGAGGATGAAAGAGAAATTATGAAAATGGTGGCCACCTCGCATCAACCCGTAATTCGTCCGGTAATTTCACTGCAGAATATTGTGGAAGCGAAAGAACTCATCAATCAGATTTATCTGGACGAAAAAATTGAAAAATACATTTTGGATATGGTTTTCGCGACGCGTTTCCCGGAGAAATACGGACTTTCAGAACTGAAAAGCCTGATCAGTTTCGGAGCTTCGCCACGAGCGTCCATCAACCTCGCGATCGCCGGACGGGCCATGGCATTCCTGAAAAACAGGGCTTTTGTAATTCCGGAAGATATTAAAGATATTGCAAAGGATATTTTGCGCCACCGAATTGGTTTGAGTTTCGAAGCCGAAGCCGAAGAAATTACCGCCGACGATATTGTGGATAAAATTTTAGGAAAAGTTCAGGCACCTTAA
- a CDS encoding DinB family protein: MNYHFQAHRQVRRNLLEILQNTSQKDLMLIPDGFNNNLYWNIAHTVATQQLLCYYLSGNPFRIDKYWIETYKKGTLPNLNVQQSEVDDLAFLLTETSKILMKDYDADFFADYTPYTTSFGLDLKSIQDAIIFNNMHESLHFGYAMAQKRAILGEGF, translated from the coding sequence ATGAATTATCATTTTCAGGCACACCGCCAGGTCCGACGAAATCTTTTAGAAATTCTTCAAAATACTTCCCAAAAAGATTTAATGTTGATTCCCGATGGTTTCAATAACAATCTTTACTGGAATATCGCACACACTGTGGCCACGCAGCAGCTTTTGTGTTACTATTTAAGTGGAAACCCCTTCCGCATCGATAAATACTGGATCGAAACCTACAAAAAAGGAACGCTTCCAAACCTCAACGTCCAGCAGTCGGAAGTTGATGATCTGGCTTTTCTGCTTACCGAAACGTCAAAAATCCTGATGAAGGATTACGATGCAGATTTCTTTGCCGATTACACCCCGTACACCACGAGTTTTGGGCTGGATCTCAAAAGTATTCAGGACGCCATCATTTTTAATAACATGCACGAAAGTTTGCATTTTGGTTACGCTATGGCGCAGAAAAGAGCCATTTTAGGAGAAGGTTTTTAG
- a CDS encoding DUF58 domain-containing protein has product MEIKDIIKKVKQIEIRTKKKSEATLMGQYHSAFKGQGMTFSEVRPYQFGDEIRRIDWNKTARFREPFVKVMEEERELTMMLLVDISASMNYGTKTQLKREFVAEIAASLGFSAAGNNDKVGLILFADKVYKVIPPQKGRKHILAIISNILSADYVPAESKIHVALEYMMNVFKKRSFLFMFSDFEDAYDVKILRVASRKHQLLGMRIFDDKDNEIPDVGYTLFQDAETGRQVWANTSSARWRYEFAEKQKQEVRSLEEAFESSSAGFMNINTGEDYSKFLYQYFRKR; this is encoded by the coding sequence ATGGAAATTAAAGACATCATCAAAAAAGTAAAGCAAATTGAAATTCGGACGAAGAAAAAGTCCGAGGCTACTTTGATGGGTCAATATCACAGCGCATTCAAAGGTCAGGGAATGACTTTTTCAGAGGTTCGCCCTTACCAGTTCGGTGACGAGATTCGCCGGATCGACTGGAATAAAACCGCGCGTTTTCGCGAACCTTTCGTGAAAGTGATGGAAGAAGAACGCGAACTGACGATGATGCTTTTGGTGGACATTTCCGCCTCCATGAATTACGGCACAAAAACGCAGCTGAAACGCGAGTTCGTCGCAGAGATTGCGGCAAGTCTGGGTTTTTCGGCTGCCGGAAATAACGATAAAGTAGGCTTAATTCTGTTCGCTGACAAAGTATATAAAGTAATTCCGCCGCAAAAAGGAAGAAAACATATTCTGGCGATTATCAGTAATATTTTAAGCGCAGATTACGTTCCCGCCGAATCGAAAATCCACGTCGCGCTGGAATATATGATGAATGTTTTCAAAAAAAGATCGTTTCTTTTTATGTTTTCGGATTTTGAAGATGCTTATGATGTTAAAATTCTGAGAGTCGCCTCGCGGAAACATCAGTTGCTGGGAATGCGGATTTTTGATGATAAAGACAATGAAATTCCGGATGTAGGATATACGCTTTTTCAGGATGCAGAAACCGGCAGACAGGTTTGGGCAAACACGTCGAGCGCAAGATGGCGGTACGAATTCGCGGAGAAACAAAAGCAGGAAGTCCGCAGTTTGGAGGAAGCTTTTGAAAGTTCCTCGGCAGGTTTTATGAATATCAATACGGGCGAAGATTATTCGAAATTTTTGTATCAGTATTTTAGAAAGAGGTGA
- a CDS encoding tetratricopeptide repeat protein: protein MNLKLLFAALIAIFCLPFFSAQENYNTLVYKGNQDFGKKNYESSSSKYLEAVQLNDKDFTAHYNLGNSLYKRKMYDEAKAEFEKAEQRAASLPDKAASLYNLGNAHFEKNDTKKAAELYKQALKQDPYNETIRKNYEIAMLKEKEKENQKNKKDQSGGGGGNDQEKDSKKGQEKGDTPEQQAGNGQKNKGEGAGQDPNENKNDNSGKMPKDLENSILNRVENKERETAKRILNKNSYSMPQSNEKDW from the coding sequence ATGAATTTGAAACTACTTTTTGCAGCGCTTATCGCCATCTTTTGCTTACCTTTTTTTTCCGCTCAGGAAAACTACAATACGCTTGTCTACAAAGGGAATCAGGATTTTGGTAAAAAGAACTACGAATCTTCCTCTTCCAAATACCTGGAAGCGGTTCAGCTAAACGATAAAGATTTTACAGCCCATTACAATCTGGGCAATTCCCTGTACAAACGTAAGATGTACGACGAAGCGAAAGCGGAGTTCGAAAAAGCGGAGCAACGTGCCGCATCCCTTCCCGACAAAGCCGCTTCTCTTTATAATCTGGGAAACGCCCATTTCGAAAAGAATGACACCAAGAAAGCGGCCGAATTGTATAAACAGGCACTGAAACAGGATCCTTACAACGAAACGATTCGTAAAAATTACGAGATCGCCATGCTTAAAGAGAAGGAGAAGGAAAACCAAAAAAATAAAAAAGATCAATCCGGCGGCGGCGGCGGAAATGATCAGGAAAAAGACAGCAAAAAAGGTCAGGAAAAAGGAGATACACCCGAACAGCAGGCCGGCAACGGACAGAAAAATAAAGGCGAAGGTGCAGGCCAGGATCCTAATGAAAATAAAAACGATAACTCCGGTAAAATGCCGAAAGATCTTGAAAACTCAATTCTTAATCGTGTAGAAAATAAAGAACGGGAAACCGCAAAACGGATTCTTAATAAAAATTCCTATTCGATGCCGCAAAGCAACGAAAAGGATTGGTGA
- a CDS encoding BatD family protein — MKKIFFIVFSLLNVVLFAQTLGSKLDKKTLALGEVGTFRVSISNLQGKDVVSAPVNELLPFHFEEIKDSISKEADHYDRIIEFQVFEEGKFNIPALDFRIGGELYHTIPYEVEVINTAQKGDQINDIMKNKEVKLDVKDYWQMYKWYILGVLIVLALIFIIYQIIKYGKRRKSSPAVMTNQTLKDLENLKKKKYIENGDYRSFYVELIDISRNFMTKQYQIPADVLLTDDLIDVMKLNNAISPENEKIVEEIFLRGDLVKFAKTFPDQTTMEKDFNEMKTFVKRSSKDLEMDQLRTGV, encoded by the coding sequence TTGAAAAAAATATTTTTTATCGTTTTCTCCCTTCTCAATGTTGTGCTGTTTGCGCAGACATTGGGCTCCAAACTCGACAAAAAAACTTTGGCTTTAGGCGAAGTGGGTACTTTTCGGGTGAGCATTTCTAACCTTCAGGGAAAAGATGTTGTGTCGGCACCAGTTAACGAACTGCTGCCCTTTCATTTTGAGGAGATCAAAGACAGCATCAGCAAAGAAGCCGATCATTACGACAGAATTATTGAATTTCAGGTATTTGAAGAAGGAAAATTTAATATTCCCGCGCTGGATTTTCGCATCGGCGGCGAACTTTACCACACCATTCCCTACGAAGTTGAAGTCATCAATACCGCGCAAAAAGGCGATCAAATTAACGACATCATGAAAAACAAAGAGGTAAAACTCGATGTTAAAGATTACTGGCAGATGTACAAATGGTATATTTTAGGTGTTTTAATTGTACTCGCTCTGATATTTATTATTTATCAGATCATCAAATATGGCAAACGCAGAAAAAGCTCTCCCGCTGTTATGACGAACCAAACCTTGAAAGATCTGGAGAATTTAAAGAAGAAAAAATATATCGAAAATGGCGATTACCGGTCCTTTTATGTGGAATTAATCGACATCTCCCGAAACTTTATGACCAAACAATATCAAATTCCGGCCGATGTTTTACTCACCGATGATCTTATCGATGTGATGAAGCTGAACAACGCTATTTCGCCCGAAAATGAAAAGATCGTCGAAGAAATTTTCCTTCGCGGAGATCTCGTGAAATTTGCAAAAACGTTTCCGGACCAAACCACTATGGAGAAAGACTTTAATGAAATGAAAACCTTTGTGAAAAGATCGTCCAAAGATCTGGAAATGGACCAATTACGAACCGGAGTATAA
- a CDS encoding VWA domain-containing protein: MAFNFLNFEFYSPWFLLLFLAFLPLFILDMRKKARAGIKVPTTKNMQENRGILFVLFLLKISKYLILTCLIIAMARPRTFTISQDQDDSKGIDIMLSVDVSLSMLAKDLEPDRLTALKNIAKRFVDKRPGDRIGLVTYSGEAFTKVPVTSDHAVVIDELENLNPLELQPGTAIGEGLSVAVSHLKSSKAKSKIIILMTDGVNTIENAMPTQVGAQLAKTNDIKVYSIGIGTNGYALMPTSTDIFGDLVFSEAEVKIDEPVLREIAQTTGGRYFRATSNESLENVYEEINQLEKSELKSTKLYNYQEYFRIFLWIALVILVLDALLRWVFYKFLS, encoded by the coding sequence ATGGCATTTAATTTTTTAAATTTCGAATTTTACAGTCCGTGGTTCCTACTGCTCTTTCTGGCCTTCCTTCCTCTTTTTATTCTGGATATGCGGAAGAAAGCACGCGCCGGCATCAAAGTTCCCACAACGAAGAACATGCAGGAAAACAGAGGCATACTGTTCGTTCTTTTTCTGTTGAAAATTTCGAAATACCTCATTCTCACCTGTTTAATCATCGCAATGGCGCGCCCGCGAACCTTTACCATTTCGCAGGATCAGGACGACAGCAAAGGAATCGACATTATGCTCTCCGTAGACGTTTCCCTCAGTATGCTCGCCAAAGATCTTGAGCCCGACCGCCTCACCGCTCTTAAAAATATCGCCAAACGGTTCGTCGATAAACGACCCGGCGACCGCATTGGCCTCGTTACCTATTCCGGCGAGGCTTTTACGAAAGTTCCCGTAACTTCCGATCACGCCGTGGTTATCGATGAATTAGAAAATCTAAACCCGCTCGAACTGCAGCCCGGAACCGCCATTGGCGAAGGACTTTCCGTTGCCGTAAGCCACCTGAAAAGCAGCAAGGCCAAGTCGAAAATCATCATTTTAATGACGGACGGCGTAAATACCATTGAAAATGCCATGCCCACGCAGGTTGGGGCTCAACTTGCAAAAACCAACGACATCAAAGTATATTCCATCGGAATTGGAACCAATGGTTACGCCCTGATGCCCACCTCTACGGATATTTTCGGCGATCTCGTTTTCTCTGAAGCCGAAGTAAAAATCGACGAGCCGGTTCTGCGCGAAATTGCCCAAACCACCGGCGGCAGGTACTTTCGCGCTACATCCAACGAAAGTTTAGAGAACGTTTACGAGGAAATTAACCAACTCGAAAAATCCGAACTGAAATCTACCAAACTCTATAATTATCAGGAATATTTCCGGATTTTCCTCTGGATTGCACTGGTTATTTTGGTTTTAGATGCACTTTTACGCTGGGTATTTTACAAATTTTTAAGTTAA
- the hemB gene encoding porphobilinogen synthase — protein MIIYSRNRRLRTTPSMRALVQETYLTTNDFVMPIFVMEGENKEEAIPSMPGIMRRTLDLTVKECKELFSLGVKGVNLYMKVSENLKDNRGTESWNKNGLMQNTIKAIKDAVPEMIIMPDVALDPYSIYGHDGIITNGKIDNDATNDALVKMSVSHAEAGADIVAPSDMMDGRVGVIRAGLEENGFTDVGILSYAAKYASSFYGPFRSALDSAPVDNQEIPKDKKTYQMDFHNSREAIDEVLKDVAEGADIIMIKPGMPYLDIVAKVRDVIDLPVAVFNVSGEYAMLKAAAQNGWLDNDKAIIESLTCIKRAGADMIFTYAAKEAAILLNQ, from the coding sequence ATGATTATTTATTCCAGAAATCGCAGATTACGTACAACACCTTCTATGAGAGCCTTGGTACAGGAAACATATCTCACAACCAACGATTTCGTCATGCCCATTTTTGTAATGGAGGGCGAGAATAAAGAGGAAGCAATTCCGTCCATGCCGGGAATAATGCGCCGAACGTTGGACCTGACTGTAAAAGAGTGCAAAGAATTATTTTCTTTAGGCGTAAAAGGGGTGAATCTTTATATGAAAGTTTCGGAAAACCTGAAAGATAACCGCGGAACCGAATCCTGGAACAAAAACGGCTTGATGCAAAATACCATCAAAGCGATTAAAGATGCAGTGCCGGAAATGATCATTATGCCCGACGTGGCGCTGGATCCCTACTCTATTTATGGACACGACGGAATTATTACCAACGGAAAGATTGATAACGATGCGACGAACGACGCGCTGGTGAAAATGTCGGTTTCGCATGCTGAAGCAGGTGCAGACATCGTCGCGCCGAGCGATATGATGGACGGTCGTGTGGGCGTTATCCGCGCAGGTTTGGAAGAAAATGGTTTTACTGACGTGGGAATTTTAAGCTACGCCGCTAAATATGCGAGTTCTTTTTACGGACCGTTCAGAAGCGCTTTGGATTCGGCTCCCGTGGACAATCAGGAAATTCCGAAAGATAAAAAAACGTATCAGATGGATTTTCACAATTCACGCGAGGCCATCGACGAAGTCTTAAAAGATGTGGCTGAAGGTGCCGATATCATTATGATTAAACCCGGAATGCCTTATCTTGATATCGTAGCGAAAGTTCGCGACGTTATCGATCTTCCAGTCGCAGTTTTTAACGTAAGCGGCGAATACGCGATGTTGAAAGCGGCCGCGCAAAACGGCTGGCTGGATAACGACAAAGCCATTATCGAAAGTTTAACCTGCATCAAAAGAGCCGGCGCCGATATGATTTTCACGTACGCCGCGAAAGAAGCAGCGATCTTGCTGAATCAATAA
- a CDS encoding VWA domain-containing protein: MNWTLGNYWYLLLLLLLPLLGIIMVAYLKWKNTKKDVFAEARFQPELFEKKSAFSKILPLLYLLGTLFLIIAIVDVLSGREEVKTKQKMNNVIFLLDVSNSMNAQDVEPNRLDEAKNIIVNTMSKMRNDKVGIVVFAGEATSIMPLTTDFTAVETYIGGVETSIVKLQGTDFLTGMKTVAFKFKDIAKGSRKVVILSDGEDNESNEKSAIKLANKEGITAITVGIGSEEGAPIPEYVFGQLMGYKTDMNGQTVISKRQVNALKNIAAQTGGTYVDGNNLESASSQIIDGLARTSTSSESIVKSQNAIHYYQYFLGVSLFFFLLIFLLNPKKDFNI, encoded by the coding sequence ATGAACTGGACTTTAGGAAATTACTGGTATTTACTTTTGCTGCTGCTTTTGCCGCTGCTCGGCATTATTATGGTCGCTTACCTCAAATGGAAAAATACTAAAAAAGATGTCTTTGCTGAAGCCAGGTTTCAGCCCGAACTCTTCGAGAAAAAATCGGCGTTTTCCAAAATATTGCCCCTACTTTATCTTTTAGGCACGCTCTTCCTTATCATTGCCATCGTCGACGTTTTAAGCGGCCGTGAGGAAGTAAAGACGAAACAGAAAATGAACAACGTCATCTTTCTGCTCGATGTTTCCAACTCCATGAATGCGCAGGATGTAGAACCCAACCGTCTTGATGAAGCCAAAAACATCATCGTGAACACGATGTCCAAAATGCGCAATGATAAAGTTGGAATCGTGGTTTTTGCCGGCGAAGCGACATCCATAATGCCCTTAACAACTGATTTTACCGCTGTGGAAACGTATATTGGCGGCGTAGAAACAAGCATCGTGAAATTACAGGGAACCGATTTTTTAACCGGAATGAAAACGGTAGCTTTTAAATTTAAAGACATTGCAAAAGGCTCCCGGAAAGTCGTTATTTTAAGCGACGGCGAAGATAATGAAAGCAATGAAAAATCTGCCATCAAGTTGGCGAACAAAGAAGGAATTACTGCCATCACCGTGGGCATTGGTTCGGAAGAAGGTGCGCCCATCCCGGAGTACGTTTTCGGCCAGTTGATGGGTTATAAAACCGATATGAATGGGCAAACTGTTATTTCCAAACGGCAGGTTAATGCGCTGAAGAATATCGCTGCGCAAACCGGCGGAACTTACGTGGACGGAAATAATCTGGAAAGTGCCAGTTCACAGATCATCGATGGACTGGCGAGAACTTCTACCTCCTCCGAAAGCATCGTGAAATCCCAAAATGCCATTCATTATTACCAGTATTTTCTGGGAGTTTCCCTCTTCTTTTTTCTTCTTATTTTCCTGTTGAATCCTAAGAAGGACTTTAATATTTAA
- a CDS encoding TM2 domain-containing protein produces the protein METYGYTQGSSQNQNFNNGNYRSEKKIAAGLLGILLGIFGANKFFLGYIKEGVIQIGLNIVTCGVASVIPFIEGIIYFTMSDAQFDQTYIQNKKGWF, from the coding sequence ATGGAAACTTACGGTTATACTCAGGGATCTTCACAAAATCAGAATTTTAATAACGGAAATTACCGTTCCGAGAAGAAAATCGCCGCGGGGCTTTTGGGGATTTTACTTGGAATTTTTGGTGCGAACAAATTTTTTCTTGGCTACATTAAAGAAGGAGTTATCCAAATCGGTCTTAACATCGTTACTTGTGGTGTTGCCTCCGTAATTCCCTTTATTGAAGGCATTATTTATTTTACGATGAGTGATGCCCAATTCGATCAGACATATATTCAAAATAAAAAAGGTTGGTTTTAA
- a CDS encoding DoxX family protein: protein MKFRQLRRNKLNNWIIIHLRYLVGLAFLPSGMTKLIGHRFTNISTESPIGYFFEALYQSGFYWNFLGLAQITAGVLLLTQRYALLGTLLFAAILTNVWLITLSLSFKGTWIITSLMMIAVILLLIWDHQKLLPIVSRKKNITIESFPEPGKIWVTAGIIYSVLFLILSVLNPLMGETSRVVTLILVGLIVLTFTGSNFISYKSNRKIFHTPL from the coding sequence ATGAAATTTCGGCAGTTAAGGAGAAATAAGTTAAATAATTGGATCATCATTCATTTAAGATATCTGGTTGGACTGGCTTTTCTCCCCTCCGGAATGACAAAATTAATAGGACACCGTTTTACGAATATTTCCACAGAATCACCCATTGGATATTTTTTTGAAGCCCTTTATCAATCCGGATTTTACTGGAATTTTCTTGGCCTGGCGCAAATAACGGCGGGAGTTTTATTGCTCACGCAACGCTATGCACTTTTAGGTACGCTCCTGTTTGCCGCAATTCTTACCAATGTTTGGCTCATTACCTTAAGTCTGTCTTTTAAAGGAACCTGGATTATTACTTCTTTAATGATGATCGCCGTGATTTTATTACTGATTTGGGATCATCAAAAACTGCTTCCTATCGTAAGCCGGAAAAAAAATATCACCATCGAATCCTTTCCCGAACCCGGTAAAATATGGGTAACTGCAGGAATTATTTATAGTGTTCTTTTCCTTATTCTTTCAGTATTAAATCCCTTGATGGGCGAAACTTCCCGCGTCGTAACATTGATTTTGGTTGGGTTGATCGTGCTCACTTTTACAGGCAGTAATTTTATCAGTTATAAAAGTAACCGCAAAATTTTCCACACTCCTCTTTAA
- the rlmB gene encoding 23S rRNA (guanosine(2251)-2'-O)-methyltransferase RlmB — translation MEALEAGKTVDKIFLQNALQGDIYHELKNLLAKHKIRANYVPVEKLNRFTRKNHQGVVAFISDVPFEKIEDVLPRLFEEGKTPFLLILDRLTDVRNFGAICRTAECVGIHAVVLPEKGAAPINSDAIKTSAGAIYNLKICKEKNLAHTVDFLQQSGLQVFSATEKAQKLYYDVDFTQPCAIVMGNEETGISKEVLHHSDEKIKLPIEGKTESLNVSVACGAILYEAMRQKIKEVL, via the coding sequence ATGGAAGCTTTGGAAGCTGGAAAAACCGTTGATAAGATATTTCTGCAGAATGCTTTGCAGGGCGATATTTACCACGAACTGAAAAATCTTTTGGCCAAACATAAGATCCGCGCGAATTATGTTCCGGTTGAAAAACTGAACCGCTTCACCCGAAAAAATCATCAGGGCGTTGTAGCCTTTATTTCCGATGTGCCGTTTGAAAAAATTGAAGATGTTTTGCCGCGACTTTTCGAGGAAGGCAAGACGCCTTTTCTTTTAATTTTAGACCGTTTAACGGATGTCAGAAATTTTGGTGCGATTTGCCGTACTGCAGAATGCGTCGGGATTCACGCCGTCGTTCTTCCAGAAAAAGGCGCGGCACCAATTAATTCCGACGCCATTAAAACTTCCGCCGGCGCTATTTATAATTTAAAAATCTGTAAAGAAAAAAATCTTGCCCATACCGTCGATTTTCTGCAGCAATCCGGTCTTCAGGTCTTTTCTGCGACAGAAAAAGCCCAAAAATTATATTACGACGTCGATTTCACGCAACCTTGCGCCATCGTGATGGGAAATGAAGAAACCGGAATCTCCAAGGAAGTTTTACATCATTCCGACGAAAAAATAAAATTGCCGATAGAAGGTAAAACGGAATCACTCAACGTTTCCGTAGCGTGTGGTGCTATTCTTTACGAGGCCATGCGCCAGAAAATCAAGGAAGTTTTGTAA
- a CDS encoding GreA/GreB family elongation factor: MLNKTVSKSDIREYVKETIAEKIVKLKNFLEFTVEASHEIKKTPKYDSMREEMQEEIYQMQKQLASLNDLKHKLNKVLNAPSERVNIGSLVFTNKARFYISVSLGEFFFEGDRFYAISEESPMAKIMFGKKPGDSFVLNNISQEIMEIM; the protein is encoded by the coding sequence ATGCTGAATAAGACCGTTTCCAAATCTGATATTCGAGAATACGTAAAAGAAACGATAGCCGAAAAAATTGTTAAGCTAAAGAATTTTTTGGAGTTCACCGTGGAAGCAAGCCATGAAATTAAAAAGACGCCAAAATACGATTCGATGCGTGAAGAAATGCAGGAGGAAATCTACCAAATGCAGAAACAGTTGGCATCACTGAACGATCTGAAACACAAGTTAAATAAGGTGCTGAACGCGCCGTCTGAAAGGGTGAATATTGGGTCGCTTGTCTTCACGAATAAGGCGAGGTTCTACATTTCCGTGTCGTTGGGTGAGTTTTTCTTCGAAGGCGACCGTTTTTATGCCATCTCCGAGGAAAGTCCCATGGCCAAAATAATGTTCGGTAAAAAACCGGGCGATTCCTTTGTGCTCAATAACATCAGTCAGGAAATCATGGAGATTATGTAG